A section of the Thermotoga caldifontis AZM44c09 genome encodes:
- the mreB gene encoding rod shape-determining protein, protein MPKGDLGIDLGTASFIVYQRGKGIVIFEPSVVAISEKTGEIVAIGEEAKKMLGKTPESYRAVKPMKDGVIADYKVIEAVIKEFINRTVKKSLFFKPELVIGIPTKATSVERRAVFEAALNAGARQVHVVTEPIAAAIGAGIDVTKSEGSMIIDIGGGTTDIAVISLGGVVVGDSIKLAGNAMDEAIVRYARRKHGLVIGETTAEQVKIKIGKVHPSLETYEMEIRGRDAVTGLPRTDVITSDDVLETLKPLVEMLIGRVKMVLEKTPPELAADIIERGIVLTGGGALLRGLDLVMSEELGVKVIIAEDPITCVARGTGVLLEDTNLLRTVAVSYTR, encoded by the coding sequence TTGCCCAAAGGTGACTTAGGCATAGATCTGGGTACCGCCAGCTTCATAGTTTATCAGCGAGGAAAAGGCATAGTCATATTCGAACCGTCGGTGGTTGCCATATCCGAGAAGACGGGCGAGATCGTGGCCATTGGAGAAGAAGCCAAGAAGATGCTCGGCAAGACGCCGGAATCGTACAGGGCGGTCAAACCCATGAAAGACGGTGTGATCGCGGATTACAAAGTGATAGAAGCGGTGATAAAGGAATTCATAAACAGGACCGTGAAGAAGTCTCTCTTCTTCAAACCCGAGCTCGTCATAGGTATTCCCACGAAAGCCACCAGTGTCGAACGTAGAGCGGTGTTCGAAGCGGCCCTCAACGCTGGTGCGAGACAGGTACACGTCGTGACGGAGCCCATCGCTGCGGCGATAGGTGCCGGTATCGATGTGACGAAATCGGAGGGAAGCATGATCATCGACATCGGCGGTGGAACGACAGACATCGCCGTCATAAGTCTTGGTGGTGTCGTCGTTGGAGATTCCATAAAACTTGCAGGCAACGCGATGGACGAAGCTATCGTCAGATACGCACGGAGGAAGCACGGCTTGGTGATAGGCGAGACCACCGCGGAACAGGTCAAGATAAAAATAGGAAAAGTACACCCGAGCTTAGAAACGTATGAAATGGAGATAAGAGGAAGAGACGCCGTGACGGGCCTGCCCAGGACAGACGTGATCACGAGCGATGATGTCCTGGAGACGCTGAAACCTTTGGTGGAGATGCTCATCGGAAGGGTCAAGATGGTGCTCGAGAAGACGCCACCGGAACTCGCGGCAGACATCATCGAGCGTGGCATCGTTCTAACAGGTGGAGGGGCGCTCTTGAGGGGTTTGGATCTGGTGATGAGTGAAGAGCTCGGAGTGAAAGTCATCATTGCGGAAGATCCGATCACGTGTGTCGCCAGAGGCACCGGCGTTCTGCTGGAGGATACGAACCTCCTGAGGACCGTCGCGGTATCTTACACGAGGTGA